In Nocardia yunnanensis, one DNA window encodes the following:
- a CDS encoding TetR/AcrR family transcriptional regulator, giving the protein MSVQKPLRLDARRNRDALVTAARQVFAERGLDAPLKEIAARAGVAIGTLYNRFPTRDDLIAAAVADRIQAGGAIAEEALALDDPWESFVHLVEKICALQASDRLLNELALRAAPSPEIAAQRDRGHAVMREIITRAQDAGVLRADWALEDIAFITWSHTRVVEQTAGIAPDAWRRNLALLLDGLRAEAAHPLPVPPITEEQLNRSLVAEPGRG; this is encoded by the coding sequence ATGTCCGTGCAGAAACCCCTCCGCCTCGACGCCCGTCGCAATCGCGATGCGCTGGTGACCGCGGCGCGCCAGGTGTTCGCCGAACGCGGGCTCGACGCGCCGCTCAAGGAGATCGCCGCGCGGGCGGGAGTGGCCATCGGCACGCTCTACAACCGGTTCCCGACCCGGGACGATCTGATCGCGGCCGCGGTGGCGGACCGCATCCAGGCGGGCGGGGCGATCGCGGAAGAGGCGCTGGCGCTTGATGATCCGTGGGAATCCTTCGTCCATCTCGTCGAAAAGATCTGTGCGCTACAGGCTTCCGATCGGCTGCTGAACGAGCTCGCGCTGCGCGCCGCGCCGAGCCCGGAGATCGCGGCCCAACGTGATCGAGGACATGCCGTCATGCGCGAAATCATCACGCGCGCACAGGACGCCGGGGTATTGCGGGCGGACTGGGCGCTCGAGGACATCGCGTTCATCACGTGGTCGCATACGCGGGTGGTCGAGCAGACCGCCGGCATCGCGCCGGATGCGTGGCGGCGCAATCTCGCCTTGCTGCTGGACGGACTGCGCGCGGAAGCGGCTCACCCGCTGCCGGTTCCGCCGATCACCGAGGAACAGCTGAACCGATCGCTGGTGGCCGAGCCGGGCCGAGGGTGA
- a CDS encoding SDR family NAD(P)-dependent oxidoreductase: MSKTIAIFGFGPGLGMGVARRFGREGFRIAVIGRHPDKAAQHVADLKAEGLEAVSFQADVTDPVQITDTVAAIEATLGPIDVALHGAAADMSVRAPSTLAVDLPDLRLPMALKLHSPILMTRALLPGMLARGAGALLFSSGSTPRLVHPYLANVGVALAAQRAYVLQLAAETHDTGVRIALLNIGVLIGGSQAERVIDEHPELVPAGVSMSIPRMTNTELGEHYWDLYTRRDTVEQDVGFAA; encoded by the coding sequence ATGAGCAAGACCATCGCCATCTTCGGATTCGGCCCCGGACTGGGCATGGGCGTGGCCCGGCGCTTCGGCCGCGAGGGCTTTCGCATCGCGGTCATCGGACGCCACCCCGACAAGGCCGCCCAGCATGTCGCGGACCTGAAAGCCGAGGGCCTCGAGGCCGTCTCCTTCCAAGCCGACGTCACCGACCCGGTGCAGATCACCGACACGGTCGCCGCCATCGAGGCCACCCTCGGCCCGATCGACGTGGCCCTGCACGGCGCGGCCGCCGACATGTCCGTCCGCGCCCCCTCCACCCTGGCCGTGGACCTGCCGGATCTACGCCTGCCCATGGCATTGAAACTGCACTCCCCCATCCTCATGACCCGTGCCCTGCTGCCCGGCATGCTCGCGCGCGGCGCGGGCGCGCTGCTGTTCTCCTCGGGTTCGACGCCGCGGCTGGTGCATCCGTACCTGGCCAATGTCGGTGTCGCCCTGGCTGCTCAGCGCGCCTATGTGCTGCAGTTGGCCGCGGAGACACACGACACCGGTGTCCGCATCGCCTTGCTGAACATCGGTGTGCTGATCGGTGGCAGCCAGGCCGAGCGGGTGATCGACGAGCACCCCGAGCTGGTCCCGGCGGGGGTGAGCATGAGCATCCCTCGCATGACCAATACTGAACTGGGCGAACACTATTGGGACCTGTACACGCGCCGCGACACCGTGGAGCAGGATGTCGGGTTCGCCGCCTGA